One Pseudodesulfovibrio cashew DNA window includes the following coding sequences:
- a CDS encoding molybdopterin-dependent aldehyde oxidoreductase: MIKRTLLVNGVSRMVVCEQDESLANVLRENLGLTSVKIGCGTGQCGSCTIMLDGKVVRSCTRKMSRVPESSEILTLEGVGTPGNLHPIQLAWIAHGGAQCGFCSPGFIVSTVGLLESNPNPTRDEVRDWFQKHRNACRCTGYKPLVDAVMSAAAVMRGEMSAEDLAFKIPEDGRIWNTNFPRPSAVAKVTGTWDFGADLGLKLPAGTLHCALVQAEVSHANILSIDVAEAEAMPGVYKVVTHKDVKGKNRITGLITFPTNKGDGWDRPILCDEKVFQYGDAIAIVCAETDKIAKEAAKLVKVELEQLPEYMSAPAAMADDAIEIHPGTPNIYYEPIIAKGEETSPIFDSADVVVEGDYYTTRQPHMPIEPDVGFAYLDDEGKLVIHSKSIGLHLHLYMIAPGLGVEPENIVMVQNPTGGTFGYKFSPTMEALVGAATMATGRPVFLNYTWHQQQTYTGKRSPQFSTVRYAADKEGKLLAMETDWTVDHGPYSEFGDLVTLRAAQYIGAGYDIPNIRGKGRTVCTNHCWGAAFRGYGAPESEFPSEILMDELAEKLGMDPLELRYKNVYRKGATTPTGQDPEVYSLPEMIEKLRPIYEEAKKKAAADSTDAIKRGVGVSVGVYGSGLDGPDTAEIDVELNADGTVTVFSCWEDHGQGADMGTLGTAHEALRPLGLTPDQIKLVMNDTRYAPNAGPAGGSRSQVVVGQAIRVACENLIKAMEKPGGGYRTYDEMVAENIDVHINGKWTAPANDCDENSQGSPFCCYMYGVFMSSVAVDVATGKTTVEKMVTVADIGVVNNYLVVDGQIHGGVAQGIGLALTEDYEDIKKHSTMVGAGFPYIKEIPDDMEIIYVETPRPDGPFGASGVGEMPLTAPHAAVVNAIYQACGVRIRELPALPEKVLAGLKG, encoded by the coding sequence ATGATTAAACGTACCCTTCTGGTGAACGGAGTTTCCCGGATGGTCGTCTGTGAGCAGGACGAGTCACTCGCCAATGTATTGCGCGAGAATCTCGGCCTGACCAGCGTCAAGATCGGTTGCGGCACGGGCCAGTGCGGTAGCTGCACCATCATGCTGGACGGTAAAGTGGTTCGCTCCTGTACTAGGAAAATGAGCCGCGTTCCTGAAAGCTCCGAAATTCTTACCCTCGAGGGTGTCGGTACTCCCGGCAACCTGCATCCCATCCAGCTCGCCTGGATCGCCCACGGCGGCGCCCAGTGCGGCTTCTGCTCTCCGGGCTTCATCGTTTCCACCGTCGGACTGCTGGAAAGCAATCCCAACCCGACCCGTGACGAGGTTCGCGACTGGTTCCAGAAGCATCGCAATGCTTGCCGCTGCACCGGTTACAAGCCGCTGGTCGACGCCGTCATGTCCGCCGCTGCCGTCATGCGCGGTGAAATGAGCGCCGAGGACCTGGCCTTCAAGATCCCCGAAGACGGCCGTATCTGGAACACCAACTTCCCTCGTCCGAGCGCCGTCGCCAAGGTCACCGGCACCTGGGACTTCGGTGCCGACCTGGGCCTGAAGCTCCCCGCCGGAACCCTGCATTGCGCCCTGGTCCAGGCCGAGGTCTCTCATGCCAACATCCTGTCCATCGACGTCGCGGAAGCCGAGGCAATGCCCGGCGTTTACAAGGTCGTCACGCACAAGGACGTCAAGGGCAAGAACCGCATCACCGGTCTGATCACCTTCCCCACCAACAAGGGTGACGGTTGGGATCGTCCCATCCTTTGTGATGAAAAGGTCTTCCAGTACGGCGACGCCATCGCCATCGTCTGCGCCGAGACCGATAAGATCGCCAAGGAAGCCGCCAAGCTCGTCAAGGTTGAGCTGGAGCAGCTGCCCGAATACATGAGCGCCCCGGCCGCCATGGCTGATGACGCCATCGAGATTCACCCCGGTACTCCGAACATCTACTACGAGCCGATCATCGCCAAGGGCGAAGAAACCTCTCCCATCTTCGATTCCGCCGATGTGGTCGTGGAAGGCGATTACTACACCACCCGCCAGCCGCACATGCCCATCGAGCCGGACGTCGGGTTTGCTTACCTGGACGACGAGGGCAAGCTGGTCATCCACTCCAAGTCCATTGGCCTGCACCTGCACCTCTACATGATCGCTCCCGGTCTGGGCGTGGAACCTGAGAACATCGTCATGGTTCAGAACCCCACCGGCGGTACCTTTGGTTACAAGTTCAGCCCGACCATGGAAGCCCTCGTTGGCGCTGCCACCATGGCCACCGGTCGCCCGGTATTCCTGAACTACACCTGGCACCAGCAGCAGACCTACACCGGTAAGCGTTCCCCGCAGTTCTCTACTGTCCGTTACGCCGCCGACAAGGAAGGCAAGCTGCTCGCCATGGAAACCGACTGGACCGTCGACCACGGCCCGTACTCCGAGTTCGGCGATCTGGTCACCTTGCGTGCCGCCCAGTACATTGGTGCCGGTTACGACATCCCCAACATTCGTGGTAAGGGCCGCACCGTCTGCACCAACCACTGCTGGGGCGCGGCCTTCCGCGGTTACGGCGCTCCCGAAAGTGAGTTCCCCTCCGAAATCCTGATGGATGAGCTGGCTGAAAAGCTGGGCATGGATCCGCTGGAACTGCGCTACAAGAACGTCTACCGCAAGGGTGCCACCACCCCCACCGGTCAGGACCCCGAAGTCTACTCCCTGCCCGAGATGATCGAAAAGCTTCGTCCCATCTACGAGGAAGCCAAGAAGAAAGCTGCCGCTGACTCCACCGACGCCATCAAGCGCGGTGTCGGCGTCTCCGTGGGTGTGTACGGCTCCGGCCTTGACGGCCCGGACACCGCCGAAATCGATGTCGAGCTCAATGCTGACGGCACCGTCACCGTGTTCAGCTGCTGGGAAGACCACGGCCAGGGCGCCGATATGGGTACCCTCGGTACCGCTCACGAAGCCCTGCGTCCCCTCGGCCTGACTCCCGATCAGATCAAGCTGGTCATGAACGACACCCGCTATGCGCCCAACGCCGGTCCCGCCGGTGGTAGCCGCTCCCAGGTTGTCGTTGGCCAGGCCATTCGCGTTGCCTGCGAAAACCTGATCAAGGCCATGGAAAAGCCCGGCGGCGGTTATCGCACCTACGATGAAATGGTTGCCGAGAACATCGATGTGCATATCAACGGCAAATGGACCGCTCCGGCCAACGATTGTGACGAGAACAGCCAGGGCAGCCCCTTCTGCTGCTACATGTACGGTGTGTTCATGTCCTCCGTGGCCGTTGACGTGGCCACCGGTAAGACCACCGTCGAGAAGATGGTCACCGTTGCCGACATCGGCGTGGTGAACAACTACCTGGTCGTCGACGGCCAGATCCACGGCGGCGTCGCCCAGGGTATCGGCCTGGCCCTCACCGAGGATTACGAGGACATCAAGAAGCACTCCACCATGGTCGGTGCCGGTTTCCCGTACATCAAGGAGATCCCGGACGACATGGAGATCATCTACGTCGAGACTCCTCGCCCCGACGGCCCGTTCGGCGCCTCCGGCGTTGGCGAGATGCCGCTGACCGCTCCGCACGCTGCGGTGGTCAACGCCATCTACCAGGCTTGCGGCGTTCGCATCCGCGAATTGCCCGCACTGCCCGAGAAGGTCCTTGCCGGCCTCAAGGGTTAA
- a CDS encoding molybdopterin-binding protein: MKTVPVQEAVGMVLCHDMTRIVPGESKGPAFRKGHIISEEDIPTLLEIGKEHIYVLNMEKGKIHEDEAAARIARAAMGPGITLTNVCEGRINFEASVGLLDVNVEALNRINSIEEVVLATMHTGQQVTEPRAVAGTRVVPLVIDEKKIEQVEAICAEYPYVVGVLPFKPHKVGLVTTGSEVFHGRIKDKFGPVIQKKFDKLGSKVMDQRFCSDDPNMTRDAILSFLAEGAEMVVVTGGMSVDPDDQTPTAIRATGAEVVTYGSPTFPGVMFMVAIKDGVPILGLPGCVMYHRASVFDLIVPRLLAGRKVSRKDIVAMGHGGFCATCDICHYPTCPFGK, translated from the coding sequence ATGAAAACCGTCCCCGTTCAAGAAGCTGTGGGCATGGTGCTGTGTCATGACATGACCAGGATCGTTCCCGGCGAGTCCAAAGGACCGGCCTTTCGCAAGGGCCACATCATTTCAGAGGAAGACATCCCCACACTGTTGGAGATCGGCAAGGAGCACATCTACGTTCTCAATATGGAGAAGGGGAAGATCCACGAGGACGAGGCCGCTGCCCGCATCGCCCGTGCGGCCATGGGGCCGGGAATCACCCTGACCAACGTGTGCGAAGGCCGCATCAACTTTGAGGCCTCAGTCGGACTCCTCGACGTCAATGTCGAAGCCCTCAATCGCATCAATTCCATCGAAGAGGTGGTCCTGGCTACCATGCACACCGGCCAGCAGGTTACGGAGCCTCGTGCCGTAGCGGGTACTCGAGTGGTGCCGCTCGTAATCGATGAGAAAAAGATCGAACAGGTAGAGGCCATTTGCGCCGAATATCCTTACGTGGTCGGCGTTCTGCCGTTCAAGCCGCACAAGGTCGGCCTGGTCACCACCGGCAGCGAGGTGTTCCACGGTCGTATCAAGGACAAGTTCGGTCCCGTTATCCAGAAGAAGTTCGACAAGCTCGGTTCAAAGGTCATGGATCAACGTTTTTGTTCGGATGATCCCAACATGACGCGCGACGCCATCCTTTCGTTCCTCGCCGAGGGCGCTGAAATGGTGGTGGTGACGGGTGGCATGTCCGTCGATCCGGACGACCAGACGCCCACTGCCATCAGGGCTACCGGTGCGGAGGTCGTGACCTACGGTTCACCAACGTTCCCTGGCGTCATGTTCATGGTCGCCATCAAGGACGGTGTTCCCATCCTGGGGCTGCCGGGATGCGTCATGTACCACCGGGCCTCGGTTTTCGACCTTATCGTTCCCCGGCTTCTGGCGGGGCGGAAGGTTTCCCGTAAAGACATTGTGGCCATGGGGCACGGCGGATTCTGCGCTACCTGCGATATCTGCCATTACCCCACGTGTCCCTTTGGTAAATAA
- a CDS encoding superoxide dismutase [Ni], whose amino-acid sequence MKMFRYVLLMAFAALMLAVPSSAMAHCQVPCGIYDDHARVVGMLEDVATIKKAITVMNELVAKDDIQSRQQFVRWVNTKEMHAQKIISTISDYFLTQRVKASQEDYVQRLKDHHAVIVGAMKAKQQASMEVADSLEAAVKVLLNYYHEH is encoded by the coding sequence ATGAAAATGTTTCGGTATGTTTTGTTGATGGCCTTTGCCGCTTTGATGCTGGCGGTCCCGAGTTCAGCTATGGCCCATTGTCAGGTGCCTTGCGGTATCTATGACGATCATGCCCGTGTAGTAGGGATGCTTGAGGATGTGGCCACCATAAAAAAAGCGATTACGGTCATGAACGAACTGGTTGCCAAGGACGACATTCAGTCGCGTCAGCAGTTCGTCCGCTGGGTGAACACCAAGGAAATGCATGCCCAGAAAATCATTTCGACCATCTCGGATTATTTCCTTACGCAGCGTGTCAAAGCGTCGCAGGAGGATTACGTGCAGCGCCTCAAGGACCATCATGCGGTTATCGTTGGGGCCATGAAAGCCAAGCAGCAGGCCTCAATGGAAGTGGCGGACTCGTTGGAGGCGGCGGTCAAGGTGTTGCTCAATTATTACCACGAACACTAA
- a CDS encoding L-serine ammonia-lyase: MPPISISLFELLKIGPGPSSSHTIGPMKAGYDFMELVRALPKEQRDAADRLEIRLFGSLSATGEGHGTRRAIMAGLLGYQPESCPSDALEQYADNDTPYELHADGKVLYYHPGDIILDAVQHDYEHTNTMIFRLQSADETLLERIYFSVGGGFLRWRGWQEPDEGTPAYPYENMAELKEHLKKNGLRLHQLILANETALTGVGEEVILSELDRIIEVMEHSVEQGIKTCGVLPGPIGLQRKASVMYAHAKKGQFQGSGFLKAINAYALAASEENAAGHSVVTAPTCGAAGVIPAIIFILKRHMGAMQEEVREGLLAAAAIGFLCKHNASISGAEVGCQGEVGVASAMAAALIAYARGYRFQVTENAAEIALEHHLGLTCDPVGGYVQIPCIERNAMGAVKAYNAYLIASTLDESYQKVDLDKAIRAMAQTGHDMSCKYKETSQGGLALSMTEC; encoded by the coding sequence ATGCCGCCCATTTCCATTTCCCTGTTCGAACTCCTCAAGATCGGCCCAGGGCCGTCCAGCTCCCATACCATCGGCCCCATGAAGGCGGGTTACGACTTCATGGAACTGGTCCGCGCCCTGCCCAAGGAGCAACGTGACGCCGCCGACAGGCTGGAGATCCGACTCTTCGGTTCCCTCTCCGCTACCGGCGAGGGTCACGGAACCAGACGCGCCATTATGGCCGGCCTGCTCGGCTATCAGCCGGAGTCCTGCCCTTCCGACGCTCTTGAGCAATACGCCGACAACGACACTCCTTATGAACTGCATGCCGACGGAAAGGTGCTCTACTACCACCCCGGCGACATAATTCTCGATGCCGTACAACACGACTATGAGCATACCAACACCATGATCTTCCGGCTGCAGTCAGCAGACGAGACCTTGCTTGAACGCATCTATTTTTCAGTGGGAGGCGGTTTTCTTCGCTGGCGCGGCTGGCAGGAGCCCGACGAGGGAACCCCGGCCTATCCGTATGAAAACATGGCGGAACTCAAGGAACATCTCAAAAAGAACGGACTGCGGCTGCACCAACTGATACTGGCCAACGAAACAGCGCTCACCGGGGTCGGAGAAGAGGTAATCCTTTCCGAACTGGATCGGATCATCGAGGTCATGGAACACTCCGTAGAGCAAGGCATCAAAACCTGCGGCGTACTGCCCGGCCCCATCGGATTGCAGCGCAAGGCCAGCGTCATGTACGCCCATGCCAAAAAGGGCCAATTCCAGGGATCGGGCTTCCTCAAAGCCATCAACGCATACGCCCTGGCTGCCTCCGAAGAGAACGCTGCAGGACACAGCGTGGTCACGGCCCCTACCTGCGGTGCGGCGGGAGTCATCCCGGCGATCATATTCATATTGAAACGTCACATGGGGGCAATGCAGGAGGAAGTCAGGGAAGGCTTGCTCGCGGCAGCCGCCATCGGCTTCTTGTGCAAGCACAACGCATCCATCTCCGGGGCCGAGGTGGGCTGCCAGGGCGAAGTGGGCGTGGCTTCGGCCATGGCTGCCGCGCTCATCGCCTACGCTCGGGGCTATCGCTTCCAGGTCACGGAAAACGCGGCGGAGATAGCGCTGGAGCATCACCTGGGTCTGACCTGTGACCCCGTGGGAGGATACGTGCAGATCCCCTGTATCGAAAGAAACGCCATGGGTGCGGTCAAGGCGTACAACGCTTATCTCATCGCCTCGACGCTGGATGAATCATACCAAAAGGTGGACCTGGACAAGGCCATCAGGGCAATGGCCCAGACCGGACACGACATGTCGTGCAAATACAAGGAAACCTCCCAAGGGGGACTGGCGCTCTCCATGACGGAGTGCTAA
- a CDS encoding amino acid ABC transporter ATP-binding protein, translating into MISFKNVNKWYGDFHVLNNINLDIHKGEVVVICGPSGSGKSTLIRCINRLEPIQEGDILVDGMNVSDPRTNMTLLRAEVGFVFQQFNLYPHMTVLDNIILAPTLVRHQSKGDATALAMDLLKKVDIPDKAGAYPTQLSGGQQQRVAIARGLAMQPKIMLFDEPTSALDPEMINEVLDVMKSLAREGMTMICVTHEMGFAREVADRVIFMDGGILIEENTPEEFFNNPKSERTQDFLSKILSH; encoded by the coding sequence GTGATTTCTTTTAAAAACGTCAACAAATGGTATGGGGATTTCCACGTCCTCAACAACATCAATCTCGACATCCACAAGGGCGAGGTGGTGGTCATCTGCGGCCCGTCCGGCTCGGGTAAATCCACCCTGATCCGCTGCATAAACCGGCTTGAGCCCATCCAGGAGGGAGACATCCTGGTGGACGGCATGAACGTGTCGGACCCGCGCACGAACATGACCCTGCTCCGCGCCGAAGTGGGCTTTGTCTTCCAGCAGTTCAACCTCTATCCGCACATGACCGTGCTGGATAACATCATCCTGGCTCCGACCCTGGTTCGGCATCAGTCCAAGGGCGACGCCACGGCGCTGGCCATGGACCTGCTCAAGAAGGTGGACATCCCGGACAAGGCGGGCGCCTACCCCACACAGCTTTCCGGCGGGCAGCAACAGCGCGTGGCCATCGCCCGCGGGCTGGCCATGCAGCCGAAGATCATGCTCTTCGACGAGCCGACCTCGGCGCTTGATCCGGAGATGATCAATGAGGTCCTGGACGTCATGAAATCCCTGGCCAGGGAAGGCATGACCATGATCTGCGTGACGCACGAAATGGGCTTCGCCCGCGAGGTTGCGGACCGGGTCATCTTCATGGATGGCGGTATTCTCATAGAGGAAAATACCCCCGAGGAATTTTTCAACAATCCGAAGAGCGAACGAACCCAGGATTTCCTCAGCAAGATTCTCAGCCATTAA
- a CDS encoding ABC transporter substrate-binding protein, giving the protein MRVLKITVLAALLVMAASVAFAGPTYDRVMSTKVVKAGLSNQGIPFGFINDKNEWVGFDVDMATEIAKRLGAKLEKVVVNNNTRISFVQTNPPKVDMVLSNMTHKRVRDEKIDFSITYFFDGQKFLAKKGAVKEVTDLANLKVGSMQGTTSIVNATAYLKKLGNANPKVIGYDGEVAMFEALRSGRVQAITTDSTILLGYAAKVPGQFELVGDFISDEPYGIGLPQDDSAWRDAINFTLQDMWKDGTYMTIYNKWFGPDSAYPFPMTEKIEMWP; this is encoded by the coding sequence ATGAGAGTTCTCAAAATCACTGTGCTGGCCGCCCTGCTGGTCATGGCCGCCTCCGTCGCGTTCGCCGGTCCCACCTACGACCGCGTCATGTCCACCAAGGTCGTCAAGGCCGGTCTGTCCAACCAGGGCATCCCCTTCGGCTTCATCAACGACAAGAACGAATGGGTCGGCTTCGACGTCGACATGGCCACCGAGATCGCCAAGCGCCTCGGCGCCAAGCTGGAAAAGGTCGTTGTGAACAACAACACCCGCATTTCCTTCGTCCAGACCAATCCGCCCAAGGTCGACATGGTCCTGTCCAACATGACCCACAAGCGGGTGCGTGACGAGAAGATCGATTTCTCGATCACCTACTTCTTCGATGGTCAGAAGTTCCTCGCCAAGAAGGGCGCCGTGAAGGAAGTGACCGACCTGGCCAACCTGAAGGTCGGCTCCATGCAGGGCACCACTTCCATCGTCAACGCCACCGCCTACCTGAAGAAGCTGGGCAACGCCAACCCCAAGGTCATCGGCTATGACGGCGAAGTCGCCATGTTCGAGGCCCTGCGCTCCGGCCGCGTCCAGGCCATCACCACCGACTCCACCATCCTGCTGGGCTACGCCGCCAAGGTTCCCGGCCAGTTCGAGCTGGTGGGCGACTTCATCTCCGACGAGCCTTACGGCATCGGCCTGCCCCAGGACGATTCCGCATGGCGCGACGCCATCAACTTCACCCTGCAGGACATGTGGAAGGATGGCACCTACATGACCATCTACAACAAGTGGTTCGGTCCCGATTCCGCTTACCCCTTCCCCATGACTGAAAAGATCGAGATGTGGCCGTAA
- a CDS encoding amino acid ABC transporter permease, whose product MLKRYFEKVWVQNLALLAMFGLLVYYFAFVFEFKYDFNWAVFTTEGQYGHMGHLMLNGLNTTITITLYSAAIALILGIIFGLARLSSFKPVYWFATCYVELFRNTPLLVQLFFWNFAFPYAFPEEIRFKLYDMDFEFWVATIGCGIFTGAFMAEIIRAGIQSIPKGLLEASYSSGLNFTQTLRRIILPLSFREIIPPLGSEFLNNMKNTSLAMTIGVSEVCWSMQEVLSLTYRTFEALIAATLIYLVLSLSIAMILNLVNVKLKILPRGHEPMSRKVADTLFAPLEWLGSGMEYLLWYFRRRSDTSKTVSPLRRLLRVSSKGFVLAAKIGFVAAIAYVIYMTISAVASFNFEVIWANLPALLFWRFPGGDETEFFMGLGGLAGALLMAVISIAGSFVIGLLVGMGRTANNRAVRIPCTIYIEFVRAIPLLLVIFWFYTVVLDIMFKIEVHAFWAATIAMTFFFAAYIAETVRGGIDNIPRGQVEAAKASGLSYFQTMRKIVLPQALKQMLPALVGMFIAAFKDTSLAYIIGVMELTRAAYAINNRLMVYPFEIYTTIAVIYFIFSYLMSLYAKRLERKLSPESVRIAM is encoded by the coding sequence ATGTTAAAAAGATATTTCGAAAAAGTCTGGGTCCAGAACCTCGCCCTGTTGGCCATGTTCGGCCTGCTGGTGTATTATTTCGCCTTTGTCTTCGAGTTCAAATACGATTTCAACTGGGCCGTCTTCACCACCGAGGGACAGTACGGGCACATGGGCCATTTGATGCTCAACGGCCTGAACACCACGATCACCATCACCCTCTACTCTGCGGCCATCGCCCTGATTCTAGGCATCATCTTCGGACTGGCGCGACTCTCCAGCTTCAAGCCGGTCTACTGGTTCGCTACCTGCTATGTGGAACTGTTCCGCAACACTCCGCTGCTGGTGCAGCTCTTCTTCTGGAACTTCGCCTTTCCCTATGCCTTCCCCGAAGAGATCCGCTTCAAGCTCTACGACATGGATTTCGAATTCTGGGTTGCGACCATAGGCTGCGGCATCTTCACGGGCGCGTTCATGGCCGAGATCATCCGCGCGGGCATCCAGTCTATCCCCAAGGGACTACTGGAGGCCTCCTACTCCTCGGGCCTCAACTTCACCCAGACCCTGCGCCGCATCATCCTGCCGCTCTCATTCCGGGAGATCATCCCGCCCCTGGGCAGCGAATTTCTGAACAACATGAAGAACACGTCGCTGGCCATGACCATCGGCGTCTCGGAAGTGTGCTGGTCCATGCAGGAAGTGCTCTCGCTGACCTACCGCACCTTCGAGGCCCTCATCGCCGCGACCCTGATCTACCTGGTCCTGTCGCTCTCCATCGCCATGATCCTCAACCTGGTCAACGTCAAACTCAAGATACTGCCCCGGGGCCACGAACCCATGTCGCGCAAGGTCGCGGACACCCTGTTCGCCCCCTTGGAGTGGCTGGGATCCGGCATGGAATACCTCCTGTGGTATTTCCGCAGGCGCTCCGACACCTCCAAAACGGTCTCTCCCCTGCGCCGACTGTTGCGGGTCTCCTCCAAGGGATTCGTCCTTGCGGCCAAGATCGGCTTCGTAGCCGCCATCGCCTACGTCATCTACATGACTATTTCCGCAGTCGCCTCCTTCAACTTCGAAGTAATCTGGGCGAACCTGCCCGCCCTGCTCTTCTGGCGATTCCCGGGCGGGGACGAAACTGAGTTCTTCATGGGCCTCGGCGGACTGGCGGGCGCATTGCTGATGGCGGTTATCTCCATCGCAGGCAGCTTCGTCATCGGACTGCTTGTGGGCATGGGCAGGACCGCCAACAACCGGGCCGTGCGCATTCCGTGCACCATCTATATCGAATTCGTGCGCGCCATCCCGCTGCTCCTGGTCATCTTCTGGTTCTATACCGTGGTCCTGGACATCATGTTCAAGATCGAGGTGCACGCCTTCTGGGCAGCAACCATTGCCATGACCTTCTTCTTCGCCGCCTATATCGCCGAAACCGTACGCGGCGGCATCGACAACATCCCCAGAGGCCAGGTCGAGGCTGCCAAGGCATCCGGCCTGAGCTACTTCCAGACCATGCGCAAAATCGTGCTGCCCCAGGCGCTCAAGCAGATGCTACCCGCCCTGGTCGGCATGTTCATCGCCGCGTTCAAGGACACCTCACTGGCCTACATCATCGGCGTGATGGAGCTGACCCGCGCGGCTTACGCCATCAACAACCGCCTGATGGTCTATCCCTTCGAGATATATACCACCATCGCAGTCATCTACTTCATCTTCAGCTATCTCATGTCCCTATACGCCAAACGGCTGGAGCGCAAGCTCAGCCCGGAGAGCGTACGCATAGCGATGTAG
- a CDS encoding cytochrome c3 family protein: protein MHRFIPATLTLLAVLLTATLACAAPKAPADMMLAPPAAMKASKTPVAFSHDLHGKAEVQCTTCHHTWDGKSEIQSCASAGCHDQPGKKGPEAYYTAFHSKKKDNSCLGCHKIVKKQGKVVPVSCKECHPK, encoded by the coding sequence ATGCACCGTTTCATCCCAGCCACCCTGACGCTTCTGGCCGTACTGCTGACAGCCACCTTGGCCTGCGCCGCTCCCAAGGCTCCCGCCGATATGATGCTCGCTCCTCCGGCAGCCATGAAGGCGAGCAAAACTCCTGTCGCCTTCTCCCACGACCTGCACGGCAAGGCCGAGGTCCAATGCACCACCTGTCACCACACTTGGGACGGCAAGAGCGAAATCCAGTCCTGCGCCAGTGCGGGGTGCCACGACCAGCCCGGCAAGAAGGGGCCCGAGGCTTACTACACCGCCTTCCACAGCAAGAAGAAGGATAACAGCTGCCTGGGTTGCCACAAGATCGTCAAAAAGCAGGGCAAGGTGGTCCCGGTCTCCTGCAAGGAGTGCCACCCCAAGTAA